From Streptomyces fungicidicus, one genomic window encodes:
- a CDS encoding GOLPH3/VPS74 family protein, which translates to MTTPRDLLIVALDAVPDRPVESGDLSLALAGAEVIDLLAARALTLDGEHIVPDNPWPTGDRLLDEAASSSARQVPYESVDDWLWRRGRGLSTAYRAAMEEDGQLTRQRRRWALFETGRLVPADSPARRRAADRWTSHEPVLAALAAALGIGCRRTMDDAPAVADDAVVTVLIAVHNAVRELEAVRQRRAIEQDAFDNVWRG; encoded by the coding sequence ATGACCACCCCACGGGACCTGTTGATCGTCGCCCTGGACGCGGTGCCCGACCGCCCCGTGGAGTCGGGCGACCTCTCCCTCGCGCTCGCGGGAGCCGAGGTGATCGACCTCCTCGCCGCCCGGGCACTCACCCTGGACGGTGAGCACATCGTGCCGGACAACCCGTGGCCCACGGGGGACCGCCTGCTGGACGAGGCCGCGTCGTCGTCGGCCCGGCAGGTGCCGTATGAGTCGGTCGACGACTGGCTGTGGCGCCGGGGCCGCGGCCTGTCCACGGCCTATCGGGCCGCCATGGAGGAGGACGGACAGCTCACCCGGCAACGCCGCCGCTGGGCGCTGTTCGAGACCGGCCGCCTCGTGCCGGCCGATTCGCCGGCACGCCGCCGGGCGGCGGACCGGTGGACGTCGCACGAGCCCGTCCTGGCCGCCCTGGCGGCGGCGCTCGGCATAGGCTGCCGGCGGACGATGGACGACGCCCCGGCCGTGGCCGACGACGCAGTCGTGACCGTACTGATCGCCGTCCACAACGCGGTGAGGGAACTGGAGGCCGTCCGGCAGCGGCGGGCCATCGAGCAGGACGCCTTCGACAACGTCTGGCGGGGCTGA
- a CDS encoding SPFH domain-containing protein, whose product MDPVVILILVAAIVVVFLVASTVRIVPQARRYNIERFGRYRRTLQPGLNVVVPVADRINTKLDVREQVYSSDPRPVITEDNLVVNIDTVLYYQITDPRAAAYEVADYLHAIDQLTVTTLRNVIGSMDLEETLTSREEINSRLRAVLDDATGKWGIRVNRVEIKAIDPPHTIKEAMEKQMRAERDKRAAILHAEGERQAKILTAEGTKQKDILEAQGTQQAMILRADGEAKAVELVFQAVHRNNADPKVLAYKYLETLPHLASSDNNTFWVIPGELTEAVRTVTRAFGDQPTAGPPTAAQPEEAATADADDTSDASRVPGLEAGSVVSLDAAAAADEAEKQAAAAVSDAKAEAAAAMSPQVPGRGQTSGD is encoded by the coding sequence GTGGATCCAGTTGTCATCCTTATTCTTGTGGCGGCCATCGTCGTCGTCTTCCTCGTGGCCTCCACCGTGCGGATCGTCCCGCAGGCGCGCCGTTACAACATCGAGCGGTTCGGCCGATATCGCCGCACGCTGCAACCCGGCCTGAACGTCGTCGTGCCGGTGGCGGACCGCATCAACACCAAACTCGACGTGCGCGAGCAGGTCTACTCCTCCGACCCCAGGCCGGTGATCACGGAGGACAACCTCGTGGTGAACATCGACACCGTGCTCTACTACCAGATCACGGATCCACGGGCGGCGGCCTACGAGGTCGCCGATTACCTGCACGCGATCGATCAGCTCACCGTGACCACGCTGCGCAACGTCATCGGCAGCATGGACCTGGAGGAGACGCTCACCTCGCGTGAGGAGATCAACTCCCGGCTGCGCGCCGTGCTCGACGACGCCACCGGAAAGTGGGGCATCCGGGTCAACCGCGTCGAGATCAAGGCCATCGATCCACCGCACACCATCAAGGAGGCGATGGAGAAGCAGATGCGGGCCGAGCGTGACAAGCGCGCGGCCATTCTGCACGCCGAAGGGGAGCGGCAAGCCAAGATCCTTACTGCGGAAGGCACTAAGCAGAAGGACATCCTGGAGGCCCAGGGCACGCAACAGGCCATGATCCTTCGGGCGGACGGCGAGGCCAAGGCGGTGGAACTCGTCTTCCAGGCCGTCCATCGCAACAACGCCGACCCGAAGGTCCTGGCCTACAAGTATCTGGAGACGCTCCCGCACTTGGCGAGCAGCGACAACAACACGTTCTGGGTGATCCCGGGGGAGCTGACGGAGGCGGTGCGGACCGTCACCCGTGCGTTCGGTGACCAGCCGACGGCGGGTCCGCCCACGGCCGCGCAGCCGGAGGAAGCAGCCACCGCCGACGCCGACGACACATCGGACGCAAGCCGGGTTCCCGGGCTCGAAGCGGGCTCGGTGGTTTCGCTCGACGCCGCGGCTGCCGCTGACGAGGCAGAGAAGCAGGCCGCCGCCGCGGTGAGCGACGCCAAGGCGGAGGCCGCAGCCGCGATGTCACCCCAGGTGCCGGGCCGGGGGCAGACGTCCGGGGACTGA
- a CDS encoding NfeD family protein, whose product MPWFVWLLAAGVLGAAEFFTLTLAFGLMAGAALVAAVVAGAGIGMLGQLVAFATTAAAGLVIVRPVALRHMAQTPLTREGSDALIGKRAEVVQEVTATHGLIKLSGEEWSARALDESHVIPIGALVDVMEIEGATAIVYPRELLP is encoded by the coding sequence ATGCCGTGGTTCGTATGGTTGCTTGCCGCGGGGGTGCTGGGCGCCGCGGAGTTCTTCACCCTGACACTGGCCTTCGGGCTGATGGCGGGCGCGGCGTTGGTGGCCGCCGTGGTCGCAGGTGCGGGCATCGGCATGCTCGGCCAACTCGTCGCCTTCGCGACAACAGCGGCAGCGGGTCTTGTCATCGTCCGTCCCGTCGCGCTGCGGCACATGGCGCAGACCCCCCTCACACGCGAGGGCAGTGACGCGCTGATCGGCAAACGGGCCGAGGTCGTACAGGAGGTCACCGCAACGCACGGCCTGATCAAGCTCTCGGGCGAGGAATGGTCAGCCCGCGCACTCGACGAGAGCCATGTGATACCCATCGGAGCGCTGGTGGACGTCATGGAGATCGAAGGCGCCACAGCCATCGTCTACCCCCGCGAGCTCCTTCCGTGA
- a CDS encoding SRPBCC family protein has protein sequence MSRTDRASRVIAAPPATVYGALLDRESLEAWLPPDGMRGRVERWDPRPGGGFRMILTYLDSTDSPGKTSEATDVVDVGFADLVPPECVVQRAVFEADDPSYAGTMTMTWRLAAVGDGTEVTVTATDVPPGIGQADHEAGIASSLANLASYVEAAS, from the coding sequence ATGAGCAGGACCGACCGCGCCAGCCGGGTCATCGCGGCACCACCGGCGACTGTCTACGGCGCCCTCCTCGACCGGGAGTCGCTCGAGGCCTGGCTGCCGCCGGACGGAATGCGCGGGCGGGTCGAGCGGTGGGATCCCCGGCCTGGCGGCGGGTTCCGGATGATCCTCACCTACCTCGACTCCACCGACAGCCCCGGCAAGACCTCGGAGGCGACGGACGTCGTCGACGTCGGGTTCGCCGACTTGGTGCCACCGGAGTGTGTGGTGCAGCGGGCGGTGTTCGAGGCCGACGATCCGTCGTACGCAGGCACCATGACCATGACCTGGCGCCTCGCCGCCGTCGGTGACGGGACCGAGGTGACCGTCACCGCCACCGACGTGCCACCCGGCATCGGCCAAGCGGACCATGAGGCCGGGATCGCCTCCTCGCTGGCCAACCTGGCGTCGTACGTCGAAGCGGCGAGCTGA